From Pirellulales bacterium, one genomic window encodes:
- a CDS encoding DUF971 domain-containing protein, which produces MPIHPTKLTLAADGTLRIEWSDDLTRKYTVRELRDECPCATCREKRMLPPPPPTMLTVLSPAETKPLTLLSMKPVGHYAYSITFSDGHDSGIFTFDLLHELGQEE; this is translated from the coding sequence ATGCCGATTCATCCGACAAAACTGACTCTGGCGGCCGACGGCACACTGCGGATCGAATGGAGCGATGACCTCACACGCAAGTACACGGTGCGCGAGCTGCGCGACGAGTGCCCCTGCGCCACCTGTCGCGAGAAACGGATGCTGCCCCCTCCGCCGCCGACGATGCTGACAGTGCTCTCGCCGGCCGAAACGAAGCCGCTCACACTCTTGTCGATGAAACCCGTGGGGCACTACGCGTATTCCATCACGTTTAGCGACGGCCACGACTCGGGCATTTTTACGTTCGACCTGCTGCACGAGCTGGGGCAGGAGGAATAA
- a CDS encoding cysteine desulfurase-like protein gives MHSLKSDSRMTPLDVAACRKQFPALAREVAGRPAIFFDGPAGSQVPQRVIDAMGQYLATHNANHGGLFATSRESDAMLGTAHEAAADFVGSADPQLVAFGANMTTLTFALSRALGRTWQPGDEIVVSRLDHDANVTPWMMAARDAGATIRHIEILPDDCTLDIDDLRAKLSPRTRLVAVGCASNAVGTVNPVAEITALAHKVGALVFLDAVHYAPHRLIDVEAWDCDFLACSAYKFFGPHVGILWGRRELFEGLPAYKVRPASDNVPDRWMTGTQNHEGIAGTLAAIEYLADLGRTADPTRAARRTALAAAFATIAAYETQLAGRLLSGLAELPRFKLWGIPGTARLDERVPTVAIKHAELTAHEVASRLAADGIFVWHGNFYALPLTEALRLEPEGVVRIGLLHYNTTEEIDRLLTALAEIE, from the coding sequence CTCGCGGATGACACCCTTGGACGTGGCCGCCTGCCGAAAGCAATTTCCGGCACTGGCGCGCGAGGTAGCTGGTCGACCGGCCATCTTTTTCGACGGGCCCGCCGGCAGCCAGGTGCCGCAGCGCGTGATCGACGCGATGGGCCAATACCTGGCAACGCACAATGCAAATCATGGCGGCCTGTTCGCCACCAGTCGCGAGAGCGACGCCATGCTGGGGACGGCGCACGAGGCCGCGGCCGATTTTGTCGGCAGCGCGGATCCGCAGCTAGTAGCCTTCGGCGCCAACATGACCACGCTGACGTTCGCGCTCAGCCGCGCGCTAGGGCGAACCTGGCAGCCGGGGGACGAAATCGTCGTCTCGCGGCTTGATCACGATGCCAACGTCACTCCCTGGATGATGGCCGCGCGCGACGCCGGCGCCACGATTCGTCATATCGAAATTCTCCCAGACGATTGCACTTTGGATATAGACGACCTGCGGGCCAAGCTGTCGCCGCGGACACGGCTGGTGGCCGTCGGCTGCGCTTCCAACGCCGTGGGCACGGTGAACCCCGTGGCCGAGATAACCGCTCTTGCGCATAAGGTGGGGGCGCTCGTCTTTCTCGACGCCGTCCATTACGCGCCGCACCGCCTGATCGACGTCGAGGCCTGGGATTGCGATTTCCTGGCCTGCTCGGCCTATAAATTCTTTGGCCCGCACGTGGGAATTCTGTGGGGGCGGCGTGAGCTGTTCGAGGGTCTGCCCGCTTATAAAGTGCGACCCGCATCCGACAACGTGCCGGATCGCTGGATGACCGGCACGCAGAATCACGAAGGGATCGCCGGCACGCTGGCCGCGATCGAATACCTGGCCGACCTGGGGCGGACGGCCGACCCGACGCGCGCGGCGCGGCGCACGGCCCTAGCCGCGGCATTCGCGACGATTGCCGCCTACGAGACCCAGTTGGCCGGACGGCTACTATCGGGATTGGCCGAGTTGCCGCGCTTCAAGCTATGGGGCATTCCCGGTACTGCACGATTGGACGAGCGTGTCCCCACGGTGGCCATCAAGCATGCCGAGTTGACGGCGCACGAAGTCGCCAGCCGCCTGGCCGCCGACGGTATCTTCGTGTGGCACGGCAACTTCTACGCGCTGCCGCTGACCGAGGCCCTGCGGCTTGAGCCGGAGGGGGTCGTGCGGATTGGCCTTTTGCACTACAACACCACGGAAGAGATCGATCGCCTGCTGACAGCCCTAGCCGAGATTGAATGA